From the Musa acuminata AAA Group cultivar baxijiao chromosome BXJ1-2, Cavendish_Baxijiao_AAA, whole genome shotgun sequence genome, one window contains:
- the LOC135582579 gene encoding phosphatidylglycerophosphate phosphatase PTPMT2-like isoform X1 — MDGRVQRYLRPPIVIWLFLVVPFIEDSRKIGGIHDRDRNPLRPSFRSRDSNLGSRSIMRIEEPNEGGSEDSDGGKLVTVRAKRALVGAGARVLFYPTLIYNVLRNKIQAEFRWWDEVDQFILLGAVPFRKDVPRLQQLGVRGVITLNEPYETLVPSSLYKVHGIDHLVVPTTDYLFAPSLVDICLAVDFIHRNASHGRTTYVHCKAGRGRSTTIVLCYLIEYKNMTPVAALEYVRSRRPRVLLAPSQWQAVQEYSKRKLEFPAIQWPKPTYSLTGDEVLVTAHDLEGYSAEDDKDQRMSSCKAPQTRTLLGEDEVLITDADLQGYEAFRVACDEKRVLSNQNIRTPLMMRKLSCLFPFLKFSGGKQPIARALPAVHAC; from the exons ATGGATGGGAGGGTACAGCGTTATTTACGGCCTCCCATTGTCATATGGCTTTTTCTCGTCGTACCCTTTATCGAAGACTCTCGCAAGATTGGCGGAATCCATGACCGAGATCGAAATCCTCTCCGTCCAAGCTTCCGATCGAG GGATTCCAATTTGGGTAGCCGATCGATCATGAGAATTGAGGAGCCGAATGAAGGGGGATCCGAGGATTCTGACGGCGGGAAGCTCGTGACGGTTAGGGCGAAGAGAGCGTTGGTGGGAGCGGGAGCTCGTGTTCTTTTCTATCCGACCCTGATTTACAATGTCCTTCGCAACAAGATTCAGGCTGAGTTCCGATGGTGGGATGAAGTCGATCAG TTTATACTGTTGGGTGCTGtgccatttcggaaagatgtccCTCGCTTGCAGCAGCTTGGAGTTCGAGGAGTCATTACTCTGAACGAACCATATGAGACTTTGGTCCCATCGAGCTTATACAAG GTTCATGGGATTGATCACCTAGTGGTTCCTACAACAGATTACCTTTTTGCTCCTTCACTTGTGGACATATGCCTAGCTGTTGACTTCATCCACA GGAATGCATCCCATGGGAGGACAACCTACGTTCATTGTAAAGCAGGAAGGGGACGTAGCACCACCATTGTCCTGTGCTATTTG ATTGAATACAAGAATATGACACCTGTAGCTGCTCTTGAATATGTGCGTTCTAGAAGGCCCCGGGTCCTATTGGCTCCATCACAGTGGCAG GCTGTTCAAGAGTATAGCAAGCGAAAGTTAGAATTTCCTGCAATCCAATGGCCGAAGCCAACATATTCACTCACAGGAGATGAAGTCCTTGTAACCGCACATGATTTAGAAGGTTATAGTGCTGAGGATGATAAAGATCAGAGGATGTCATCATGTAAGGCTCCTCAAACCAGAACTCTTCTTGGAGAGGATGAAGTTTTGATTACTGATGCAGACCTACAAGGCTATGAAGCCTTTAGGGTTGCTTGTGATGAAAAGAGAGTCTTATCAAATCAGAATATCCGAACACCATTGATGATGAGGAAGCTTTCTTGCCTCTTTCCCTTTCTGAAGTTTTCTGGTGGTAAACAGCCAATTGCCAGAGCGCTTCCTGCAGTTCATGCTTGCTAG
- the LOC135582579 gene encoding phosphatidylglycerophosphate phosphatase PTPMT2-like isoform X2, which produces MRIEEPNEGGSEDSDGGKLVTVRAKRALVGAGARVLFYPTLIYNVLRNKIQAEFRWWDEVDQFILLGAVPFRKDVPRLQQLGVRGVITLNEPYETLVPSSLYKVHGIDHLVVPTTDYLFAPSLVDICLAVDFIHRNASHGRTTYVHCKAGRGRSTTIVLCYLIEYKNMTPVAALEYVRSRRPRVLLAPSQWQAVQEYSKRKLEFPAIQWPKPTYSLTGDEVLVTAHDLEGYSAEDDKDQRMSSCKAPQTRTLLGEDEVLITDADLQGYEAFRVACDEKRVLSNQNIRTPLMMRKLSCLFPFLKFSGGKQPIARALPAVHAC; this is translated from the exons ATGAGAATTGAGGAGCCGAATGAAGGGGGATCCGAGGATTCTGACGGCGGGAAGCTCGTGACGGTTAGGGCGAAGAGAGCGTTGGTGGGAGCGGGAGCTCGTGTTCTTTTCTATCCGACCCTGATTTACAATGTCCTTCGCAACAAGATTCAGGCTGAGTTCCGATGGTGGGATGAAGTCGATCAG TTTATACTGTTGGGTGCTGtgccatttcggaaagatgtccCTCGCTTGCAGCAGCTTGGAGTTCGAGGAGTCATTACTCTGAACGAACCATATGAGACTTTGGTCCCATCGAGCTTATACAAG GTTCATGGGATTGATCACCTAGTGGTTCCTACAACAGATTACCTTTTTGCTCCTTCACTTGTGGACATATGCCTAGCTGTTGACTTCATCCACA GGAATGCATCCCATGGGAGGACAACCTACGTTCATTGTAAAGCAGGAAGGGGACGTAGCACCACCATTGTCCTGTGCTATTTG ATTGAATACAAGAATATGACACCTGTAGCTGCTCTTGAATATGTGCGTTCTAGAAGGCCCCGGGTCCTATTGGCTCCATCACAGTGGCAG GCTGTTCAAGAGTATAGCAAGCGAAAGTTAGAATTTCCTGCAATCCAATGGCCGAAGCCAACATATTCACTCACAGGAGATGAAGTCCTTGTAACCGCACATGATTTAGAAGGTTATAGTGCTGAGGATGATAAAGATCAGAGGATGTCATCATGTAAGGCTCCTCAAACCAGAACTCTTCTTGGAGAGGATGAAGTTTTGATTACTGATGCAGACCTACAAGGCTATGAAGCCTTTAGGGTTGCTTGTGATGAAAAGAGAGTCTTATCAAATCAGAATATCCGAACACCATTGATGATGAGGAAGCTTTCTTGCCTCTTTCCCTTTCTGAAGTTTTCTGGTGGTAAACAGCCAATTGCCAGAGCGCTTCCTGCAGTTCATGCTTGCTAG